One region of Permianibacter fluminis genomic DNA includes:
- the prfC gene encoding peptide chain release factor 3: MSQHQSEVARRRTFAIISHPDAGKTTMTEKLLLHGGAIQVAGAVKSRRSAKAVTSDWMELERQRGISVTTSVMQFPYKSCVVNLLDTPGHEDFSEDTYRTLTAVDSALMVIDGSKGVEDRTIKLMEVCRLRDTPILTFINKMDRDIREPIDLLDEVERVLNIQCAPVTWPIGMGKFFKGIYHLTRDEVYLYQSGLGHTIQERRVIKGLHNPDLDAAIGDLAGQFRDELELVRGASHEFDREAFLAGKQTPVFFGTALGNFGVEEMLDGLVEWAPPPTHRVAVQRDVKADEEKFTAFVFKIQANMDPQHRDRIAFARVCSGKYTQGMKAFHARIGRDVNMGNALTFMARDREHVEEAYPGDIIGLHNHGSIQIGDSFSEGELLKFTGIPYFAPELFRRVRLKDPLKSKQLQKGLIQLSEEGATQVFRPLNSNDLILGAVGLLQFDVVAYRLKGEYSVEAAYEQISVSTARWVRCDNEKKLEEFKEKCFDNLALDNADNLTYLAPTMVNLRLTMERYPDIKFYETREHG, encoded by the coding sequence TTCAGGTGGCGGGTGCGGTCAAGAGCCGCCGTTCGGCCAAGGCGGTGACCTCGGACTGGATGGAGCTGGAGCGGCAGCGGGGTATCTCGGTGACCACGTCGGTCATGCAGTTCCCGTACAAGTCCTGCGTAGTCAATCTGCTGGACACGCCCGGCCACGAAGATTTTTCCGAAGATACCTATCGCACGCTGACGGCGGTTGATTCGGCGCTGATGGTCATCGACGGCTCCAAAGGTGTCGAAGACCGGACCATCAAATTGATGGAAGTCTGTCGCCTGCGCGACACGCCGATTCTGACGTTCATCAACAAGATGGATCGCGATATCCGCGAACCGATTGATCTGCTCGATGAAGTCGAGCGGGTGCTGAATATCCAGTGCGCGCCGGTGACCTGGCCGATTGGCATGGGCAAATTCTTCAAGGGCATTTATCACCTGACCCGTGACGAGGTGTATCTGTATCAATCCGGTCTCGGCCATACCATTCAGGAACGCCGGGTGATCAAAGGTTTGCACAATCCCGATCTGGATGCCGCGATTGGCGATCTGGCTGGGCAATTCCGTGACGAACTGGAATTGGTGCGTGGTGCCAGCCATGAATTCGATCGCGAGGCGTTTTTGGCCGGCAAACAAACCCCGGTATTCTTTGGCACCGCACTCGGCAATTTCGGTGTGGAAGAAATGCTCGACGGTCTGGTCGAGTGGGCGCCGCCGCCAACCCATCGGGTTGCGGTGCAGCGTGATGTCAAAGCCGACGAGGAAAAATTCACCGCGTTCGTGTTCAAGATTCAAGCCAACATGGATCCGCAGCATCGCGACCGCATTGCCTTTGCCCGGGTCTGCTCCGGCAAATACACGCAAGGCATGAAAGCCTTTCATGCCCGCATCGGTCGTGATGTCAATATGGGCAACGCGCTGACCTTCATGGCGCGCGATCGCGAACATGTTGAAGAAGCGTATCCCGGTGACATCATCGGTCTGCACAATCACGGCAGCATCCAGATCGGCGACAGCTTCAGTGAAGGTGAGCTGCTCAAGTTCACCGGCATTCCGTACTTTGCCCCGGAATTGTTCCGCCGGGTTCGGCTGAAAGATCCGCTGAAAAGCAAGCAACTGCAGAAAGGCTTGATTCAGTTATCGGAGGAGGGCGCCACTCAGGTGTTCCGGCCGCTGAACAGTAACGATCTGATTCTCGGCGCGGTTGGTCTGCTGCAATTTGATGTGGTGGCCTATCGCTTGAAAGGTGAATACAGCGTTGAAGCGGCTTATGAGCAAATCAGTGTCAGCACGGCCCGGTGGGTGCGCTGCGACAACGAGAAAAAACTCGAAGAGTTCAAAGAGAAGTGCTTCGACAATCTGGCGCTCGACAATGCCGACAATCTGACCTATCTGGCGCCGACCATGGTGAACCTGCGGCTGACCATGGAACGCTACCCGGATATCAAATTCTACGAGACCCGCGAGCACGGTTGA